One part of the Hydra vulgaris chromosome 01, alternate assembly HydraT2T_AEP genome encodes these proteins:
- the LOC136074687 gene encoding uncharacterized protein LOC136074687, which yields MGHILQLVVKNVIDLVEEGEKDSSSKFFFIARTLTKWRKIVTSFNHSSQLNDLLEESQIRQGVEKNHILHLIQDVKTRWHSTFLMAERMLKLHSYVKDIFNSKQQYKDMRKYLLDEDEMVSLKETVNALLSFNQVGVLLSGDWYATCSLIIPSIKYLEKQLSKNKIETPPLIVILKSHLLESLQTYKDSYELENNSYESLVGEIIPIKKVTKESKKFKLSFEDEEDDSGSDSDKNVTLDLKKEISGYIRLSVHEQNVLEFWHQDQYVFPILYCISTMILCTPTAGAPSERLFSDALNNLYAKRNGMTAECFQMLMFLYENLEFFNLV from the exons ATGGGACATATTTTGCAATTAGTTGTTAAAAATGTCATAGATTTAGTTGAAGAAGGTGAAAAAGATAGTTCGtctaaattctttttcattGCAAGAACATTAACTAAGTGGAGGAAAATTGTTACATCTTTCAATCATTCTTCTCAACTTAATGATTTATTGGAGGAAAGTCAAATACGACAAGGTGTCGAAAAAAATCACATACTACATTTGATTCAAGATGTAAAAACTCGTTGGCACTCTACGTTTCTCATGGCAGAGCGAATGCTTAAGCTTCACTCCTACGTAAAAGATATCTTTAATTCGAAACAACAATACAAAGATATGAGAAAATATTTACTCGATGAAGATGAAATGGTTAGCTTAAAAGAAACGGTAAATGCTTTATTAAGCTTTAATCAAGTAGGTGTTTTACTATCTGGCGATTGGTATGCAACGTGTTCTTTGATTATTCCAAGTATAAAGTACCTTGAGAAGCAGCTGAGTAAGAATAAAATTGAAACTCCTCCTTTAATTGTAATATTGAAATCACATTTGTTAGAATCTTTACAAACTTACAAAGATTCATatgaattagaaaataattcataTGAATCTTT AGTTGGTGAAATAATTCCAATTAAAAAGGTGACAAaggaatcaaaaaaatttaagttgtcATTTGAGGATGAAGAAGATGATTCCGGAAGTGATAGTGACAAAAATGTAaccttagatttaaaaaaagaaatcagtggATATATAAGATTGTCAGTGCACgaacaaaatgttttagagTTTTGGCATCAAGATCAATATGTTTTTCCAATATTGTATTGCATTTCAACGATGATTTTATGTACACCTACTGCCGGTGCACCAAGTGAGCGCCTTTTTTCTGACGCATTAAACAATTTGTATGCTAAGCGAAACGGGATGACGGCTGAATGTTTTCAaatgttgatgtttttgtacgaaaatttggaattttttaatttggtttaa
- the LOC136074686 gene encoding uncharacterized protein LOC136074686, translating into MVLAVNACGSSVPPMFLFPRKKFFDHFIRDGPNECIGASNGSGWMNEECFVTYLNHFIWHVKPTKESPVLLLLDNHQSVQLIILCKDNGIVLLSFPPHCTHKLQPR; encoded by the coding sequence ATGGTGTTAGCTGTAAATGCATGTGGCAGTAGTGTGCCTCCAATGTTTCTATTTCcgagaaagaaattttttgatcaCTTTATTCGTGATGGACCAAATGAATGCATTGGTGCTTCGAATGGGTCAGGCTGGATGAATGAGGAGTGCTTTGTTACTTACTTAAACCACTTTATTTGGCATGTCAAGCCCACAAAAGAGAGCCCTGTGCTATTACTTTTAGACAACCATCAGTCTGttcaattaataatattgtGTAAAGATAATGGCATAGTTTTGCTTTCCTTCCCTCCTCATTGCACACATAAATTGCAACCTAGATAG
- the LOC136074685 gene encoding uncharacterized protein LOC136074685 — MPPKKKIERVDDTFLVGKRICTIPNNKFATTQEILQYYNFLRKSKPEVKLSFIVGCPNKSGSFSPNCPTSQLHCCIISKLVVPWTRGGFEVITTQKLRIKVTKMVKDWMKLKSLSKRNNTAEVKKRKNFKENIKKVFWIGENPLNMIEKIRKDRLRNQNDKEEDIAFLKDQLEERKVRGIG, encoded by the exons atGCCAcccaaaaagaaaattgaaagaGTTGATGATACTTTTTTAGTGGGAAAAAGAATTTGTACTATTCCTAACAATAAATTTGCAACTACACAAGAAATTCTTCAATACTACAACTTTCTGAGAAAATCTAAACCTGAagttaaactgagttttattgTAGGATGTCCAAACAAAAGTGGATCATTCTCACCAAATTGTCCTACCAGTCAGTTACATTGCTGCATAATATCTAAACTTGTAGTTCCATGGACACGTGGTGGATTTGAAGTAATTACAACTCAGAAGCTAAG gATCAAGGTCACAAAAATGGTGAAAGACTGGATGAAGCTGAAAAGCCTAAGCAAAAGAAACAACACTgctgaagttaaaaaaagaaagaactttaaagaaaatataaaaaaggttttctggATTGGAGAAAACCCACTAAATatgattgaaaaaataagaaaagatagGTTGAGAAACCAAAATGACAAAGAGGAAGACATAGCTTTTCTTAAAGACCAATTAGAGGAAAGGAAAGTTAGGGGGATTGGATAA